From Candidatus Leptovillus gracilis, one genomic window encodes:
- a CDS encoding serine/threonine protein kinase: MSDTLTGRTIGKYQILEKLGRGGMAEVYKAYQENLDRYVAIKLMHAFLASEQDFLQRFKREARAMAAMNHANIVGVYDFDVYQEDTYYLVMEYIAGGTLKQRLEDLTEKQESMALGKAVQLGYQVAEALDYAHRHGMVHRDVKPANIMLGDNDRALLTDFGIVKMMGGQTMAYTATGALIGTPSYMSPEQAMGKPGDKRVRTSTPWASCSSK; this comes from the coding sequence ATCGGTAAATACCAAATACTAGAAAAATTAGGCCGCGGCGGCATGGCTGAAGTCTACAAGGCCTACCAGGAAAACCTGGACCGCTACGTCGCTATCAAGTTGATGCACGCCTTTTTAGCCAGTGAACAAGACTTCTTGCAGCGTTTTAAACGTGAAGCGCGCGCCATGGCCGCCATGAACCATGCCAACATCGTCGGCGTGTATGATTTTGACGTTTACCAGGAGGACACCTATTACCTGGTAATGGAATACATCGCCGGAGGCACGCTCAAACAACGGCTGGAAGACCTGACGGAAAAACAGGAAAGCATGGCTCTGGGCAAAGCGGTGCAGCTTGGCTATCAAGTGGCCGAAGCCCTGGATTACGCCCACCGGCATGGCATGGTCCACCGAGACGTAAAACCGGCCAACATCATGCTGGGCGATAATGACCGCGCTCTGCTCACCGATTTTGGCATCGTCAAGATGATGGGCGGGCAAACGATGGCCTACACCGCCACCGGCGCTTTGATCGGCACCCCCTCCTACATGTCCCCGGAACAGGCTATGGGCAAACCCGGCGACAAGCGCGTGCGGACATCTACGCCCTGGGCATCCTGCTCTTCCAAATGA